In the Clostridium sporogenes genome, one interval contains:
- the spoVT gene encoding stage V sporulation protein T: MKATGIVRRIDDLGRVVIPKEIRRTLRIREGDPLEIFTDREGGVILKKYSPIGDLSEFSKGYTDSLQQTMGNIVMICDKDTVISISGAPKKEYLDKKISYDLEKIIDERKTVYFGNDNKVVAVYDDEDVDEKYSAQVISPIIAEGDTVGAVIIVSKEGGKKFDELEMKLAETASSFLGKQMEE, encoded by the coding sequence ATGAAGGCAACAGGAATTGTTAGACGAATAGACGATTTAGGCAGAGTTGTTATACCAAAAGAAATAAGAAGAACTTTGAGAATAAGAGAAGGAGATCCTCTTGAAATATTTACTGATAGAGAAGGTGGAGTAATATTAAAAAAATATTCACCAATAGGTGATTTAAGTGAATTCTCAAAAGGGTATACTGATTCTCTTCAGCAAACTATGGGCAATATAGTTATGATTTGTGACAAAGATACTGTAATATCAATTAGTGGAGCCCCTAAAAAGGAATACTTAGATAAAAAAATAAGTTATGACTTAGAGAAAATAATAGATGAAAGAAAAACTGTTTATTTTGGTAATGATAATAAAGTAGTTGCTGTATATGACGATGAGGATGTAGATGAAAAGTATTCAGCTCAAGTTATATCACCTATAATAGCTGAAGGAGATACTGTAGGAGCTGTAATAATAGTATCAAAAGAAGGTGGAAAGAAATTTGATGAATTAGAAATGAAACTTGCAGAAACTGCTTCATCATTTCTAGGAAAACAAATGGAAGAATAG
- a CDS encoding trypsin-like peptidase domain-containing protein produces MDRDNLNNVEKNGLNAEPYGEINFKKSRKRRMMKNILYILIIVMVSALCGGLAASYMINKKLEKNPYMPTNESLFEQKSEKKESENKSEQLPKNSITKVAESVGPAVVGISNKTEGYFGEEDRGSGSGIIFDPNGYIVTNNHVIDGAQKITVKLSTGKVLDASLVGRDARSDLAVIKVDAKNLPVAKFGDSSKVKVGDVAIAIGNPLGEEFAGTVTAGIVSAINRKLQYGGALYKLIQTDAAINPGNSGGALCNDAGEIIGINSLKEKAEGIGFAISINEAKDIIKSLMDYGKVSRPSLGIVANTISSEQAGVSGVYVSGVAKGSGAAAAGIKPTDIIVELDGKKITTTDELTTILEGHKVGESVKVKILRNDKYKEVNIILSEMKENNR; encoded by the coding sequence ATGGATAGAGATAATTTAAATAATGTTGAAAAAAATGGTTTAAATGCCGAACCATATGGTGAAATAAATTTTAAAAAAAGTAGAAAAAGAAGAATGATGAAAAACATACTATATATTTTAATTATAGTTATGGTATCAGCTTTATGTGGTGGATTAGCAGCTTCCTATATGATAAATAAAAAATTAGAAAAAAATCCATATATGCCTACTAATGAGTCTTTATTTGAACAAAAAAGTGAAAAGAAAGAAAGTGAAAATAAAAGCGAACAATTACCTAAGAATTCTATAACAAAGGTTGCTGAAAGTGTAGGTCCAGCAGTAGTAGGTATTAGTAATAAAACAGAGGGATATTTTGGTGAAGAAGACAGAGGATCAGGATCAGGTATAATATTTGATCCTAATGGATACATTGTAACTAATAATCATGTAATTGATGGAGCACAAAAAATAACTGTGAAACTTTCTACGGGAAAGGTTTTAGATGCTTCCTTAGTTGGAAGAGATGCTAGGTCAGATTTAGCTGTAATAAAAGTGGATGCTAAAAATCTACCTGTAGCTAAATTTGGTGATTCATCAAAAGTTAAGGTAGGAGATGTAGCTATAGCAATTGGAAATCCTTTAGGAGAAGAATTTGCAGGAACTGTGACAGCTGGTATAGTTAGTGCTATAAATAGAAAGCTTCAATATGGAGGGGCTTTGTATAAATTAATACAAACAGATGCAGCTATAAATCCAGGAAATAGTGGAGGAGCTTTATGTAATGATGCGGGAGAGATTATAGGAATTAATAGCTTAAAAGAAAAAGCAGAAGGAATAGGATTTGCTATTTCTATAAATGAAGCTAAAGATATAATTAAATCCTTAATGGATTATGGTAAAGTATCAAGACCATCTTTAGGTATAGTTGCTAATACTATATCTTCAGAACAAGCCGGTGTATCTGGAGTATATGTATCAGGTGTAGCTAAAGGTTCTGGGGCAGCTGCAGCAGGAATTAAGCCTACAGATATAATAGTAGAACTGGACGGTAAAAAAATTACTACAACTGATGAGCTAACAACTATCCTAGAAGGGCATAAAGTTGGGGAGTCAGTAAAAGTTAAAATATTAAGGAATGACAAATATAAAGAAGTTAATATAATATTATCTGAAATGAAAGAAAATAATAGGTAA
- a CDS encoding ribose-phosphate diphosphokinase — translation MITHGKGIKIFSGNSHPKLAQDIANILGTTVGDSEVGTFSDGEISVNINETVRGTDLFIVQSTNEPVNDNLMELLIMIDAFKRASAGRITAVVPYYGYARQDRKAKARDPITAKLVADLLTAAGADRVLTMDLHASQIQGYFDIPLDHLLGSPILAKYFVQKGFADRDDIVVVSPDLGSVTRARKFADKLQCPIAIIDKRRPKANVSEVMNIIGDIKDKTVILVDDMIDTAGTITNGANALIKMGAKEVYACCTHSVLSGPAIERIEKSVIKELVMLNTIDLSEEKTLDKFKVLSVAPVFAEAIKRIYEDTSVSKLFED, via the coding sequence ATGATAACCCATGGCAAAGGTATTAAAATTTTTTCAGGCAATTCTCACCCGAAATTAGCTCAAGATATAGCTAATATTTTAGGTACTACTGTAGGTGATTCAGAAGTAGGAACATTTAGTGATGGAGAAATATCTGTTAATATCAATGAAACAGTTAGAGGAACAGATTTATTCATTGTACAATCAACTAATGAACCAGTTAATGACAACTTAATGGAACTTTTAATAATGATTGATGCATTTAAGAGAGCTTCAGCAGGAAGAATAACAGCAGTTGTTCCTTATTATGGTTATGCAAGACAAGACAGAAAAGCTAAGGCTAGGGATCCAATTACAGCCAAATTAGTTGCAGATCTTTTAACAGCAGCAGGAGCAGATAGAGTGTTAACAATGGATTTACATGCATCTCAAATCCAAGGATATTTTGATATACCATTAGATCATTTATTAGGATCACCAATACTTGCAAAATACTTTGTACAAAAAGGATTTGCAGATAGAGATGACATAGTAGTAGTATCTCCAGATTTAGGAAGTGTAACTAGAGCTAGAAAATTTGCTGATAAGTTACAATGCCCAATAGCTATTATAGATAAAAGAAGACCTAAAGCAAATGTATCAGAAGTAATGAATATAATAGGAGATATAAAAGATAAGACTGTTATATTAGTGGATGATATGATAGATACAGCTGGGACTATAACTAATGGAGCTAATGCTTTAATAAAAATGGGAGCTAAAGAAGTTTATGCTTGTTGTACTCATTCGGTTTTATCTGGACCAGCTATAGAAAGAATAGAAAAATCAGTAATAAAAGAATTAGTTATGTTAAATACTATAGACCTATCAGAAGAAAAAACTTTAGATAAATTTAAAGTTTTATCAGTTGCACCAGTATTTGCAGAAGCAATTAAGAGAATATATGAAGATACATCAGTAAGCAAGTTATTTGAAGATTAA
- a CDS encoding response regulator transcription factor gives MEGRIGKVLVVDDDENIAEVIKMYLENSGYDTRICYDGKEAQEGFLEYKPDLVLLDIMLPHIDGVDVLKWIRKDSTIPIIMLTAKGDTFDKVLALELGADDYIVKPFEPKELLARVKAVLRRYNVDNENKEALNFDQLTIDVNSYTVVYRNKEIKMPPKEFELLYYLARNKNRVFTREQLLCEVWGYDYPGDSRTVDVHIKRLREKLEGGPNWEIETVWGVGYKFEVK, from the coding sequence ATGGAAGGAAGAATAGGAAAAGTTCTTGTTGTAGATGATGATGAAAATATAGCTGAAGTAATTAAGATGTACCTAGAGAACTCAGGATATGATACGAGAATTTGCTATGATGGAAAAGAAGCACAAGAAGGATTCTTAGAATATAAACCAGATTTAGTTTTGTTGGATATAATGCTTCCACACATAGATGGAGTTGATGTACTTAAATGGATAAGAAAGGATAGTACCATACCTATAATAATGTTAACAGCAAAGGGTGATACTTTCGATAAAGTTTTGGCTTTAGAGTTAGGAGCAGATGATTATATAGTAAAACCTTTTGAACCTAAAGAATTATTAGCAAGAGTTAAAGCAGTATTAAGAAGATATAATGTTGATAATGAAAATAAGGAAGCGCTAAATTTTGATCAATTAACAATAGATGTTAATTCTTATACAGTAGTTTATAGAAATAAGGAAATAAAAATGCCACCAAAAGAGTTTGAGCTTCTATATTATTTAGCTAGAAATAAAAATAGGGTATTTACTAGAGAACAATTATTATGTGAAGTATGGGGATATGATTATCCAGGAGACTCAAGAACAGTAGATGTCCATATAAAAAGATTAAGAGAAAAACTAGAGGGAGGACCTAATTGGGAAATAGAAACTGTTTGGGGTGTAGGCTACAAATTTGAGGTGAAATAA
- the mfd gene encoding transcription-repair coupling factor: protein MRLEGLVSPLSSSEDFKILLKDINSNKFPIGAYGLADSGKNYFIGNIFDNVDESLVIFTHSDVEARKIYEDLSLYTTEVYYLPTKEVVFYNIYAISGDLRWERLKVINEILSPKKKIIITCIDSLGAAYIPKELYTKYTFKLSVGDIVETKLLEEKLVKSGYERVDIVENKGEFSVRGGIIDIYAPISSEPYRLEFFGDEIDSIRNFNVNSQRSIEKVNNINIFPAKEVILEEDNINLGLKNIKADLDKLVSNLNKKEDKDKIKSIINSNLEQLNESWSFENIDTFLPYFYKKTDSLLDYIEGSFIIVDDVKRCLGKLDSTYLEFNEDYNKFLEKGNILPKQAEIIYDKERIIEQLEGRKLINIENIKKTTDKLKSKSVLTFNQITLQGYNGKIEFLIEDIKEKKKEKYKILILSGTRSRGERLVTHLRDMGIESSYKDIVREIKPGEVVITFGNQTNGFQYSDIKLSVISDKDIFGQFKKKVKKKKNKKGTGKIKTFTELKPGDFVVHANHGIGVFKGIKQLELQGNKKDYLELIYHSDDKLYVPVEQLDMVQRYIGSEGKKPKVNKLGSSEWTKTKNKVKKSIEEIAEDLVKLYAIRSTLKGYKYSNDTVWQKQFEEEFPYEETPDQLSAIEDIKKDMESQKPMDRLLCGDVGYGKTEVAIRAAFKAVMDGKQVAFLVPTTILAQQHYNNFKQRFSDFPVTVDVISRFRTLSQQKATTKAIKEGNVDILIGTHRILQKDIKFKDLGLLIIDEEQRFGVKHKEKMKNLKKNVDVLTLSATPIPRTLHMSLVGVRDISVIETPPEERYPVQTYVVEYNDQLIRDSILREISRGGQIYFVYNRVESIHEMASYISKLVPEGRVQIAHGQMKEKELENVVLDFTENKFDILVATTIIETGMDIKNVNTMIIYDADKMGLSQLYQLRGRVGRTNRMAYCYLTYKRDKILTEVAEKRLKAIKDFTELGSGFKIALKDLEIRGAGNMMGSAQHGHMASIGYDLYCRMLEDTIKLVRGDIDKEPVETSVELKIDAYIPNTYIKDETQKIEVYKKIASIDSKEEFMDIEEELEDRFSDIPISVYNLMNISYIRSLGKKLDVEEIKEVANEVIFQFEDKSSLKEGLVKTIMDKYSRQIAFKLNEKPAIGYSIKNIKKEQVLSIIKDFLEYVVGNNK from the coding sequence ATGAGGCTAGAAGGTTTAGTATCACCTCTGAGTTCAAGTGAAGATTTTAAAATTTTATTAAAGGATATAAATTCAAATAAATTTCCTATAGGGGCATATGGATTAGCGGACTCAGGTAAAAATTATTTTATAGGCAATATATTTGACAATGTAGATGAATCTTTAGTAATTTTTACTCATAGTGATGTAGAAGCAAGAAAGATATATGAGGATTTAAGTTTATATACAACAGAAGTATATTATTTACCAACTAAAGAAGTTGTATTTTATAACATTTATGCTATATCAGGAGATTTAAGATGGGAAAGACTTAAAGTTATAAATGAAATTTTAAGTCCTAAAAAGAAAATAATAATTACATGTATAGATTCTTTAGGGGCTGCATATATACCTAAAGAATTGTATACTAAGTATACTTTCAAATTATCCGTTGGAGATATTGTGGAAACAAAATTATTAGAAGAAAAATTAGTAAAAAGTGGATATGAAAGAGTAGACATAGTAGAAAACAAGGGAGAATTCTCGGTAAGGGGAGGTATAATAGATATATATGCCCCTATTTCATCAGAACCTTATAGATTGGAATTTTTTGGAGATGAAATAGATTCTATAAGGAACTTTAATGTGAATTCTCAAAGAAGTATCGAAAAGGTTAATAATATAAATATATTTCCAGCTAAGGAAGTTATACTTGAAGAAGATAATATAAATTTAGGATTAAAAAATATAAAAGCCGATTTAGATAAATTAGTTTCCAATTTAAATAAAAAAGAGGACAAAGATAAGATAAAAAGTATAATAAATAGTAACTTAGAACAGTTAAATGAAAGCTGGTCTTTTGAAAATATAGATACTTTCCTACCTTATTTTTATAAGAAAACTGACAGTTTGTTAGATTATATAGAAGGATCTTTTATAATCGTAGATGATGTTAAACGATGCTTAGGTAAGTTAGATAGCACTTATTTAGAGTTTAACGAAGATTATAATAAATTTTTGGAAAAGGGAAATATATTACCTAAGCAGGCTGAAATTATTTATGATAAAGAAAGAATAATAGAACAATTAGAAGGTAGAAAATTAATTAATATAGAAAATATAAAAAAGACTACGGATAAACTAAAATCTAAGTCTGTTTTAACCTTTAATCAAATAACCTTGCAAGGTTATAATGGTAAAATTGAATTTTTAATAGAGGACATAAAGGAAAAGAAAAAAGAAAAATATAAGATATTAATTTTATCAGGAACTAGAAGCAGAGGAGAAAGACTAGTAACCCATCTTAGAGATATGGGGATAGAGAGTTCTTATAAGGATATAGTAAGAGAAATTAAGCCAGGAGAGGTAGTTATAACTTTTGGAAATCAAACAAATGGATTTCAGTATTCCGATATAAAATTGAGCGTTATATCGGATAAAGATATATTTGGACAGTTTAAAAAGAAGGTAAAGAAGAAAAAAAATAAAAAAGGAACAGGAAAAATCAAGACTTTTACTGAACTTAAACCAGGAGATTTCGTAGTTCATGCTAATCATGGTATTGGTGTATTTAAAGGTATAAAGCAGTTAGAATTGCAAGGAAATAAAAAGGATTATTTAGAATTAATATACCATTCAGATGATAAGCTTTACGTACCAGTAGAGCAACTGGATATGGTGCAAAGATATATAGGTAGTGAAGGAAAGAAACCTAAAGTCAATAAATTAGGAAGTTCAGAATGGACTAAGACCAAAAATAAAGTTAAGAAATCCATAGAAGAAATTGCAGAAGATTTGGTAAAATTATATGCTATAAGATCTACCTTAAAAGGTTATAAATATTCTAATGATACAGTATGGCAAAAACAATTTGAAGAAGAATTCCCTTATGAGGAAACACCAGATCAATTGTCAGCTATAGAGGATATAAAAAAGGATATGGAATCACAAAAACCTATGGATAGACTTTTATGTGGAGATGTAGGTTATGGTAAAACAGAGGTGGCTATAAGAGCGGCCTTTAAGGCAGTTATGGATGGAAAACAAGTAGCATTTTTAGTCCCTACTACCATATTAGCTCAACAGCATTATAATAATTTCAAACAAAGATTTTCAGATTTTCCTGTAACAGTTGACGTTATAAGTAGATTTAGAACCTTATCCCAGCAAAAGGCTACTACAAAGGCTATTAAAGAAGGAAACGTAGATATATTAATAGGGACTCATAGAATTCTTCAAAAGGATATAAAATTTAAAGATCTAGGATTATTAATAATAGATGAGGAGCAGAGATTTGGAGTAAAGCATAAAGAAAAAATGAAGAATTTGAAGAAGAATGTAGATGTTTTAACTCTAAGTGCTACTCCTATACCTAGGACTTTACATATGTCACTAGTAGGGGTTAGAGATATAAGTGTTATAGAAACTCCTCCAGAGGAAAGATATCCTGTCCAAACCTATGTAGTAGAATATAATGATCAATTAATAAGAGATTCTATATTAAGGGAAATTAGTAGAGGTGGACAAATTTATTTTGTATATAATAGGGTTGAGAGTATTCATGAGATGGCATCATATATATCAAAGTTAGTACCAGAAGGAAGAGTTCAGATAGCTCATGGACAAATGAAAGAAAAAGAGCTAGAAAATGTAGTATTAGATTTTACAGAGAATAAATTTGATATATTAGTAGCTACAACAATAATAGAAACAGGCATGGATATAAAAAATGTTAATACCATGATTATATATGATGCAGATAAAATGGGATTATCTCAGTTATATCAATTAAGAGGAAGAGTTGGAAGAACAAATAGAATGGCTTACTGTTACTTAACTTATAAAAGAGATAAGATACTTACAGAAGTGGCTGAAAAGAGATTAAAAGCTATAAAAGATTTTACGGAACTAGGTTCAGGTTTTAAGATTGCTTTAAAAGATTTAGAAATAAGAGGAGCAGGTAATATGATGGGGTCTGCTCAACATGGACATATGGCTTCTATAGGCTACGATCTTTATTGTAGGATGCTTGAGGATACTATAAAGTTAGTTAGGGGAGATATAGATAAAGAGCCAGTAGAAACTTCAGTAGAATTAAAGATAGATGCTTATATACCAAATACTTATATAAAAGATGAAACTCAAAAGATAGAAGTTTATAAAAAGATTGCATCTATAGATTCTAAAGAAGAGTTTATGGATATAGAAGAAGAATTAGAAGATAGATTTTCAGATATACCAATATCTGTATATAATTTAATGAATATATCTTATATAAGAAGTTTAGGTAAAAAACTTGATGTAGAAGAAATAAAGGAAGTTGCAAATGAAGTTATTTTTCAATTTGAAGATAAAAGTAGCTTAAAGGAAGGACTTGTAAAGACAATAATGGATAAATATTCAAGGCAAATAGCATTTAAGCTAAACGAAAAACCGGCTATAGGATATAGTATAAAAAATATAAAGAAAGAACAAGTTCTTTCAATTATAAAGGATTTTTTAGAATATGTAGTAGGTAACAATAAATAA
- the pth gene encoding aminoacyl-tRNA hydrolase has protein sequence MYLVVGLGNIGDEYKNTRHNIGFDAVDIIAEKYNIEINRQKFKGSYGEGRIGSEKVILLKPSTYMNLSGESVIEAVNFYKIDKENIIVIYDDMSIDIGKLRVRGKGSAGGHNGIKNIIQHLNSDIFPRVRVGIGQPDGNVVNYVLGKFSKDEREIIEKALAMSAEACISIVENGLTEAMNKYNGVKIEI, from the coding sequence ATGTATTTAGTAGTTGGCTTAGGAAATATAGGAGATGAATATAAAAATACTAGACATAATATAGGTTTTGATGCAGTTGACATCATAGCTGAGAAGTATAATATTGAAATAAATAGGCAAAAATTTAAAGGAAGTTATGGTGAAGGAAGAATAGGCAGTGAAAAGGTAATATTATTAAAACCTAGTACATATATGAATTTAAGTGGAGAAAGTGTCATAGAAGCAGTTAATTTTTATAAAATAGATAAAGAAAATATAATAGTAATATATGATGATATGAGTATAGATATAGGGAAATTAAGAGTTAGAGGTAAAGGAAGTGCAGGTGGACACAACGGTATAAAAAATATTATACAACATTTAAATTCAGATATTTTCCCAAGAGTTAGGGTAGGCATTGGACAGCCTGATGGAAATGTAGTAAACTATGTTTTGGGAAAATTTTCAAAAGACGAAAGAGAAATTATAGAAAAAGCACTAGCTATGTCAGCTGAAGCGTGTATAAGCATAGTGGAAAATGGGTTGACAGAGGCTATGAATAAGTACAATGGAGTAAAAATAGAAATATAA
- a CDS encoding peptidylprolyl isomerase: MKSAKKLLSVLCLGIFILTFTACDMVEKTPEAKAKSTIAKVNGEKIQRKDLEESPRYKQVISQMKMQYGEDIEKSEQGKEAIKEQKSQILDELITEKVLLQKGKELKVIPKDEELNKEADKKINEIKKVYNNDEKKFEETLKATGFTKDTLKAYLKDQIVIEKVINEATKNVKVEEKDAKKYYNENQSMFTEKPNTMNVSHILVKTEDEAKKVKKRLDAKEDFAKVAKEVSQDPGSKEKGGLLGDVNYSDSQLDPTFMKAAMALKEGAVSNPVHTQFGYHIIKVNSKKEYPVKKYDAVKEDIKKQLKSEKQQEAYTKKIEEWKKASKIKTYEKNLL; encoded by the coding sequence GTGAAAAGTGCAAAAAAATTATTAAGCGTATTATGCTTAGGAATATTTATTTTAACATTCACAGCATGTGATATGGTGGAAAAAACGCCAGAAGCGAAGGCTAAGAGTACTATAGCTAAGGTAAATGGAGAAAAAATCCAGAGAAAGGATTTAGAGGAAAGTCCTAGATATAAGCAAGTAATTAGCCAAATGAAAATGCAATATGGTGAAGACATTGAAAAAAGTGAACAAGGAAAAGAAGCTATAAAGGAACAAAAGTCACAAATTTTAGATGAGCTTATAACTGAAAAAGTTTTACTACAAAAAGGTAAAGAATTGAAAGTTATTCCAAAAGATGAGGAATTAAATAAAGAAGCAGATAAAAAAATTAATGAAATAAAGAAAGTATATAATAATGACGAAAAGAAATTTGAAGAAACTTTAAAAGCTACAGGATTTACTAAAGATACTTTAAAAGCGTACTTAAAAGATCAAATAGTAATAGAAAAAGTTATAAATGAAGCTACAAAGAATGTAAAAGTTGAAGAGAAAGATGCTAAAAAGTATTATAATGAAAATCAAAGTATGTTTACAGAAAAACCAAATACTATGAATGTATCACATATATTAGTTAAAACAGAAGATGAAGCTAAAAAGGTTAAAAAAAGATTAGATGCAAAAGAGGATTTTGCAAAAGTAGCAAAAGAAGTATCACAGGATCCAGGTTCAAAAGAAAAGGGCGGATTATTAGGAGATGTAAACTATAGCGATTCTCAACTTGACCCTACATTTATGAAAGCAGCTATGGCCCTTAAAGAAGGTGCAGTTTCTAATCCAGTTCATACTCAATTTGGATATCATATTATAAAAGTTAACAGTAAAAAAGAATATCCAGTTAAGAAATATGATGCTGTAAAAGAAGATATTAAAAAGCAATTAAAATCTGAAAAACAACAAGAAGCGTATACTAAAAAAATAGAAGAATGGAAAAAGGCTTCTAAAATAAAAACTTACGAAAAAAATCTATTATAA
- a CDS encoding HAMP domain-containing histidine kinase: protein MKKGLFAKLVATFTIIISVSFIIIAAFLSYWFESYYFDQRKNQLITESQFIGNAAVRYMEGNIPSEKIDEIISYISNYLSANIWITDKYGYVYAVSNTKHQNLVGVQVLTDELEELRKGKNLENKGQYKSAFLTPVHTYEVPIFYKGIFSGAIIMHTSIDEIKGPLKRVYNIIWISAIFAIIMSCIVIYYFSQRIIIKPLAQINYVADKISKGEVGKRVDIESDDEIGALASSFNSMAEAIEQIENNRRLFISNVSHEIRSPITSIKGFIGGILDGIVPAEKQNYYLKLTYEEIQRLTRLINDLLDLSAIEEGQLKLNLEEIDLNEIIRTSVIKFETKIKDKKLKVNVSLEDDKVYVIADKDRLTQVVINVLDNAIKYANEGGNVKLNTKIRGSKVIVSIFNDGPVISDEDIKHIWDRFYKADKARSSKVSTGLGLSIVRSILTQHEEDIWVNNSPEGGVTFNFTIKRA from the coding sequence ATGAAGAAAGGATTATTTGCTAAACTTGTAGCTACATTTACCATAATAATATCTGTAAGCTTTATAATTATAGCAGCATTTTTATCTTATTGGTTTGAAAGTTATTATTTTGACCAAAGGAAAAATCAACTAATTACAGAATCACAGTTTATAGGAAATGCAGCAGTTCGGTATATGGAAGGAAATATACCATCTGAAAAAATTGATGAAATAATAAGTTATATCAGTAATTATTTATCTGCAAATATATGGATTACTGATAAATACGGATATGTTTATGCAGTATCTAATACTAAACATCAAAATTTAGTAGGAGTGCAGGTTTTAACTGATGAATTAGAGGAATTAAGAAAAGGAAAAAATTTAGAAAATAAGGGCCAGTATAAATCAGCTTTTTTAACTCCTGTACACACTTATGAAGTACCTATCTTTTATAAAGGTATATTTAGTGGAGCTATTATAATGCATACATCTATAGATGAAATAAAAGGGCCATTGAAAAGAGTTTATAATATAATCTGGATATCAGCTATTTTTGCTATAATAATGTCTTGTATAGTAATATATTATTTTTCTCAAAGGATAATTATAAAACCGCTTGCACAAATTAATTATGTAGCTGATAAAATATCTAAAGGAGAAGTGGGCAAAAGAGTAGATATAGAGTCAGATGATGAAATTGGAGCTTTAGCATCTTCTTTTAATTCTATGGCAGAAGCTATAGAGCAGATAGAAAATAATAGAAGACTGTTTATTTCAAATGTTTCTCATGAAATAAGATCACCTATTACATCAATAAAAGGGTTTATTGGTGGAATATTAGATGGAATAGTTCCAGCAGAAAAGCAAAATTATTATTTAAAGTTAACCTATGAAGAAATCCAAAGGCTTACGCGGCTTATAAATGATCTATTAGATTTATCAGCTATTGAAGAGGGGCAGCTGAAATTAAATTTAGAGGAAATAGATTTAAATGAGATTATAAGAACTAGTGTTATAAAATTTGAGACTAAAATAAAAGATAAAAAATTAAAAGTGAATGTAAGTTTAGAGGATGATAAAGTATATGTTATTGCTGATAAGGATAGGTTAACTCAAGTAGTAATAAATGTATTAGATAATGCTATCAAATATGCTAATGAGGGTGGAAATGTAAAATTAAATACAAAGATTAGAGGAAGCAAAGTTATAGTTTCTATATTTAATGATGGACCGGTTATATCGGATGAAGATATAAAACATATATGGGATAGATTCTATAAAGCAGATAAGGCTAGATCATCTAAAGTTAGTACTGGACTAGGATTGTCCATTGTAAGAAGTATTTTAACACAACATGAGGAGGATATTTGGGTAAATAATAGTCCAGAAGGAGGGGTAACTTTTAATTTTACCATAAAGAGAGCATAA